The sequence CGTTCTGCTGCCCGGCCGGCGGGACCACCTCGTGCACGATCGCGCCGGTGGCGGCGTCGGCGATCAGGATGCGGCCGGGACCGGACGCGGACCCGACCCCGCCCGGCGAAGTCCGGGTGAACGCCAGGTACTTGCCGTCCGGCGAGAACGTCGGGTCGGTGTCCCAGTCCTGCGGCCCCCGCCCGGCCAGCGGCATCGCCCGCGGGTTCTGCCCGTCGGCGTCCGTCGTCCAGATCCGCTCGATCCGTCCCTGGCCGCTCGGGGCGTCCTCGAACCGGGTGACCACGATCCCCCGGCCGTCCGGCGTGTAGTTCTGCCGCTCGGTCCACGGGTCGTACCCGGCCGCCGGCTCGAACAACGGGTCCTTCGTCGGATCGGTGTTGGTGTCGGCCGCCGGGTCCTCCTGGAGCACCGGCACCCCGAGATCGCGGGGATCGGAGCCGTCCATCCGCACGTCCTGGAGGGTCGCCACCCGCTGGTCGGGCGTCGCGTTCTGGCCCTTCACCGCGGGCGCGGGCTCCGAGAGGCGGTCCACCACGGGGTAGCCGCCGGTCACCGAGCCGACCCAGGTCACCGACGAGACATCGCGGTTCTCGCTGAGCACCAGATCCGGGTCCGGGTGCTGGCCGGGGTCCTGCGGGGCCCGCCACACATGGTTCCAGTCACCCTCGCAGGAGCAGGTGTGGTTGGTGCTGAGGAACAGCACGCCGTTCCCGTCGGGCATCCAGGCCGCCCCGTGGGTCGCCCACTGCGCCGCCGTGCCCGCGAGCAGCGGCTGGTCGCCGTCCGGGCGGCCCAGCTCGCGCAGCCGGGGCCCGGTCGTGGAGTCGACGGTGTACGTGTACGCGAGCAGGTTCCGGTGCGCGTCGTCGTTCACCGGGTTGAACACCGGCTCGGTCGCGCTGCCGCCGAGCGTCCCGGTGAGCGCCGTCGGGGCGCCCCCGGCCAGCGGGCGCACATAGATCTGCGCCCCGGTCCCCGCGTCCGGGTCCGCGCTGTAGGCCAGCCGCTGCCCGTCCGCCGACACCGTCGGACTCTGCTCGTCGTACGGCGTGTCGGTCAGCCGGGTCAGACCGGTGCCGTCGGTGCGCACCAGCCAGAGATCGCGCTGCTTCTCGCCGTCCGGGCCGCCCGGCTCCGCCGAGTCGAACACCACCGAGCCGCCGTCCGGGGTCAGCCTCGGATGCGCCGCGTCCCGGCCGCTGGTCAGCTTGCGCACCGAGCCGTCCGCCGCCCGCAGATAGATCTGCGGATGCTTGTCGTCACGGCGGCTCGCGAACACGATCGTGTCGCCGAGCGCCGTCGCCTGCACGTCGTAGTGCGCCGGGCCCGCGCCGAACAGCGGATCGCTGCTCCCGGTGCTCGCCACCCGGCCCAGGCTGCGGTGGTCGGTGCCCGCGAACGCCACCCGCGCGGGCGCGACCTGGGCGGCCGTCGGCCGGACGGGGTCGGCGCCGCTCGGTCCCGAGGCCGCGGTCACCGCCAACAACGGGACCAGCAGCAGCGACGAGGCGCCGAATCTCCCCAGCCGGCGCTGCCCGCCGGGGCCAGCGGTGCCGTTCACGGTCCACCTCGCAGTCTCAGTACACATGGGTGCGCTCCGCCACTGTGCGCCATGGGCGCGCCCGGCGGCAGGGCGGCGGGGACCCTGCCGGGGGAAGGGCCCGTTGCGCTTTCGGGCAGCCCCCGGGTGCCCGGACAGCCGTCGGCCCGGTCCGCCGAGCCGGCGTCAGATCAGTCCGTTGCGCAGCGCGTACCCCACCGCGTGCGCCCGGTTGCGCAGTTGGAGGCGCGTGGTGACCTCGTGCAGCACGTTCTTGACGGTCCGTTCGGAGTACGACGTCTTCTCCGCGATCTCCGAGGTGTCCAGCCCCTCCGCCACCAGGCGCAGCATGTCCGCCTCGCGCGCGGTCAGCGTGGACAGCGAAAGACCGCGCGGATCGAGCGTCGAGCGCTGGAGGCTGCCGACATGGCTGAGCAGTTTGCCGAGCAGATCGCCGGGCAACACGCCCTCGCCCTTGGCCAGCGCCAGCACCAGGTGCAGCAGCCGGTCCTGGTCCGCCTCCTGACGCCGCAGCACCGCGCCCACCCCGCACTCGATCACCCGTTGCAGTGCCGCGGATTCGAAGGTGCCCACCACCAGCCCGGTGCGGGTGGCGGTGTTGCGCTGGAGCCGCTGCAACAGGGCCGTCACCTCGTCGTCCACGGTGTCGACGACCACGAGCGAGATCCTCGCCCCGTCCGCGTCGCCGTCCGGGAGCAACTCCAATTCCGGTCGCTGGCGCAGCTGCTGGACGATGCCGATGTGCAGGACGAGATCCTGGGCGTAGACGGCCACGGTCACCCGGTCCGGGCGGCCGACGGAGACGGGCGGGGTTCCGCCGGGCATCTGGACGATCATGAAGGTACTTTCTTTCGCAAGGCCGGACATGGTGGCGTTCTTCAGGACGCGCCCCGGGCGGCGGTGGTGGCGTCCGGGGCGGTGGGATGGAGCACACGACGCCTTCGGCGTGTCAGCTCGCGTCCCGATCGGTGGTGTTGACCTTGGCCGCTGCGGGCACGTCGACTGCCCGGAAGTTGCCCCCGTATCTCTCGTGGCGGTTCGGGTACGGCTCTACCGTCGTGGCGTGACGCCATCTGCAGCCTCTTCCGGACCCGGCGCCCCCGGCCTCGACATCCCGGCCGTGTCGGTGACCCCGGGCGGCACCGCCACCACCAGCCTGACCGTGCGCAACGACAGCGACATCGTCGAGGCGTACACGCTGGAGGTGGTGGGCGACTGTGCGCCCTGGGCGACCGTGGCACCCGCGCGTATCTCGCTCTACCCCGGCACCTCCGAGACGGTGACCATCACCCTGGCCCCACCCCGCTCGCCCGAGGTCCGGGCCGGCGATGTGCCGCTGGGCGTACGGGTGTTGCCGGCCGAGCATCCCGAGTCGGTCACCGTGCCCGAGACCACGGTGCACGTCGAGGAGTTCCACGAGCTGCGGACCGAGATCCTCCCGCGGCGCCGCCGCGGCTGGCTGCGCGGCCGCTACCGGCTGGCGGTGCGCAACGAGGGCAACACCCCGACGCGGGTCTCCTTCCGGCCCGAACAGGCGGGCGAGGAACTGCGGTTCGGGTTCGTGCCGGCCGAACTGCAACTGGAGCCCGGGGAGTCGGCGGAGACCCGGCTGCGGGTGCGCATCGGCAAGCCGGTGTGGTTCGGCAAGCCCGCCGTGTGGCCGTTCACCGTGCACACCACCGACGGCGCGGCCGAGGCGCAGGCGGAGGCGAGCGCGCGTCCCGCGGCGTACGTACGGCCTCCGCTGGAGGCCGAGTTCGTCCAGATCCCCATCTTCCCGAAGTGGCTGCTGGCACTCCTCGCGGCCATCCTCGCCCTGCTGCTCGCCTGGTTCGCGCTGGTGCGCCCGGCGGTGCGCAGCGCGGCCCGGCAGGCCGCCGACGAGGTGGTCCAGCCGCGGCCCACTCCGGGCGACGGCAAGAACGGACAGTCGCCGGGCACCGGCACGGGCACCGGGACCGGTAACGGCACGGGCAAGGAGCAGGGCGGCGCGGGTCCCGGTGTGCCCGGCGGCGGGAGCCCCGGTGGCACCGGTCCCGGCACCTCGGCGGGCGGCGGCGAGCAGAGCTCGACCACCATCGACGTGGAGACGGCCGGCGGACAGGACAAGACCGGCAGCTACACGGTGCCGCAGGGCAAGGTGTTCGGCGTCACGGACATCGTGGTCGCCAACTTCCAGGGCGACGAGGGGGTCATGACCATCACCTTCGGCGACCGTAAGATCACCACGATCGCGCTGGAGACCTTCCGCAACCAGGACTACCACTGGGTCACCCCCATCGAGATCCCCGCGAACGCCACCGTCACCGCGAAGGTCAGCTGCGCGAAGCCGGGTACTCCGGCCACGGGCCGGCAGGCACAGCAGTGCCATGAGGTCCTGAACGTGAGCGGTGTACTCGCCAACGTCTCACAGTGAGGCGGCTTTTCCGAAAATAGTTCGCCTGGTGTGGCCTGTGTGGGAAGGGGAGACTTTCACTCCGTCCGAAAACCGATATCGGGCCCTACTGTGCAGGAAATGTGCAGGTCAGTGCGGATGGCCAGGGATTTCGGGTCGTGACGGGAGCCGGACCGGGGCCTGGGGACCGACATGGTCCGGACGGAATGGCCTATTCCCTACCGTTCATGTGGGGGAGGGGCGTGAGAGGGGGGCGCGCGGGCGCACGCACGCCCCCACGCGCGCCGCGAAAGCATCCCGCCACGCTTCGCGCAAGTACCCCGGGTGCGCCATGTCCATGCCCCCGCGTCCGAGGTGCGGCTGCCCTCCGGGACCGGGCGGGAGTGCCCCTCCGTACGGCGTGAAAGTGCCCCCCGCCGCACCCGGGCGCTGCCCTTGAGGGCATGCCGAAGGGCGCCTTCCGGGCAACATCCCCGGTCAGGCGCCCTTCCCTGGGCGAGGCGCTACGAGCGGCGCCTGCGCTCCGACGTCCGGGTCGCGGACTCGACCTCCTCCGTCACGGAGTCCATCCCCTCCGCCGCCAGGACGTGATCGCCGTACAGGTCCTGGAGCCAGTTGGTCTGGTAGACGGTGTCGAGGTAGCGCTCACCCATGTCGGGCGCGATGGCGACCGCGGACAGGCCGCTGGCGTCGTTGCGGGCGAGCCAGTCGGTGGCCCCGCTGACGACGGTCCCGGTGGAACCGCCGAACAGGAAGCCGCGGCGGGCCATCCGGTGGCACATGCGGATGGTGTCCGCCTCCTCCACCCGGATCACCTCGTCCACGACGGACTCGTCCAGCAGCGGCGGGCGCATGCTCATGCCCAGACCCGGGATCATCCGGCGGCCCGGCTCGCCGCCGAAGGCCACCGAGCCCACGCTGTCCACGGCGACGATCCGCACCGGCCGGTGCCACTGCCGGAACCAGCGGGCGCAGCCCATCAGGGTGCCGGTGGTGCCGGCCCCGATGAACACCACGTCCAGGTCCGGGAACTGCTGGGCGATCTCCGGGGCCGTGGTGCGGTAGTGCGCCCGCCAGTTGCCCGCGTTGGTGTACTGGCTGAGCCAGACGTACCGTTCGTCGGACGCGCACAGCTGGCGCACGTACTCGATCCGCGTGCCCAGGAAACCGCCGTTGGAGTCCTGGTCGGCGATGACATGCACCTCGCTGCCGAGCGCCTCCATCAGCAGTCTGGTCGACAGGTTGCAACGGGAGTCCGTCACACACAGGAACTGGTAGCCCTTGCTGGCGGCGATCATACTGAGCGCCACGCCGAGGTTCCCGGAGGAGGACTCGACGAGGATGGACTCCGGCGTCAGGAGTCCGTCCCGCTCGGCGCTCTCCACCATCTCGTTCGCGGCCTTCAGCTTGATGGAGCCGGCGAAATTGAAGCCCTCGCACTTGAGATGGAGGGGTTGTCCGCAGATCGACTTCAGGTCGACGAAGAGATGGCCCTCGTTGAAGGCATAGGGAGCGGTAATGACAGGCACGGCGGACCTCCTGGTGCCGGGCCGAGGACGGGCCTCAGCCGTACCGGCGCAGGTCGTGGAAGAAGTCGTCGATGAGGCGGAGGCTGCCCGCCCGGGATACCTCGTCGTAGACGTACTTGCCGACGGCGAGATCGAGGACACCGAGTCCGAAGGGCGAGAAGATCACCGGTCGGTCGGCCGGCGGCGCGGACCGCCCCTGGAGCACGTCGTTGAGCGTGCCGTTGAGGAAGTCGCGGTCCCCGGTGAGCTGTTCGGCCAGATGGGGTGAGGTGTCGGCCTTCAGGCAGTGCTCGACGTCGTCGACGAAGTTGGCGGCGCCCAGCAGGACTTCGGGGGCCAGGTCCCGCAAGGACACGTGCAGGACCAGGGGGTTGTGGTCGAACCACGCCGGGTCGGTGACATGCGGCTTGCCGGCGACCGTGGCGAAGACCACGAGATCGCTGTCGCGGATCAGGTCCTCGGCACGCTCGTGCACGGTGACCTCGCCGCCCGCACCGCTCTGGCGCAGATAGCCGCGGAACCCCTCGGCGCTGTCGGCGGACACGTCGTGCACACCGATCGCGTCGAACTCCCAGCCGGTGCCGGCCAGGAAGGTGTGGATGTACCGGGCGATCAGCCCGGTGCCGAAGAACCCGATGCGTGCGGGCCGGGCACCCCGGCCGCGGCTGAGCCAGTCGGCCGCGAGCGCCGCGGACGCGGCGGTCCGGGTGGCGCTGATGATGGAGCTCTCCAGACAGGCGAACGGATAGCCCGTCTCCGGGTCGTTGAGGATCAGCACCGCGGAGGCCCGCGGCAGCCCGGAGCGCACATTGTCCGGGAAACTGGAGATCCACTTCAGGCCGTCCACGTGCACCGAACCGCCGATCGAGGCCGGCAGCGCGATGATCCGCGAGTTCGGACGGTCCGGGAAGCGCAGGAAGTACGACGGCGGGTTCACCGAGTCCCCGGCGCCGTGCAGCCGGTAGGTGGCCTCCACCAGCGCCACCAGCTCCCGCTCGCGCCCGGTCAGCGCCTGCTGCACCTGCTGCCCGGAGAGTACCGAGAACGTCGGCACCGAGGGGCCGCCCGCCGTCTGCTCGGCGGCTGTCGTCAGCAGATCGGTCATCGCTCGCTCGCCTCCGGGGTCGGGCAGCCGTCGGCGAGCCGGTGCGGCTCCGCCATGCCCACCAGCACCTGCCGCTCGCCGCTGAACGGCTCGCGGCTGTGCGCGGTGGAGATGTTGTCCACGAGCAGCAGATCCCCGGCCTGCCAGGGCTCGCGCCGGGTGTGTGCCTCATAGGTGGAGTTGAGCAGTTCGACCACCTCCTCGCCGATCGGGGTGCCGTCCCCGTAACGGGTGTTGAACGGCAGCCCGTCCTCGCCGTACATGTCCACCAGGTACTCGCGCACCTCCGGGGACAGCGTCCACTCGTTGAGGAACGCGATCTGGTTGAACCAGCAGCGCCGGCCGGTGACCGGATGCCGGACGACCGCGCTGCGCCGCTGCCGGGTGTGCAGCGAGCCGTCCGGCCGCCAGGTGAACTCGATGGCGTGCGCCCGGCAGTAGCGCTCGATCTCCTCGCGGTCCTCGGTGCCGAACGACTCGGCCAGCGAGGCCCCGATCTCGTCGTTGTAGCTGCGGGTCAGCAGCCAGCCCTCGCGCTCGAACCGCTCGGTCAGCGAGGCGGGCAGCGCGTCGAGCACCTCCTCGGCGTCGGCCACCGCCGTCGCCCCGCCCTCCGCGGCCGCGGTCAGGCACGCGAACAGCATCAGGGAGGGCACGTCCAGCGTGTAGCTCAGCTCGTGGTGCATGCACATCGGCTGATTGGCCGGCCACGGCGTGGACGAGTACACCCCGGGCGCGAGGACCTCGCGCGGTGCGAACGCCTCGCGCTCCGGCATCAGTTCACCGGTGATCCGGGCGAAGACGGCACCGACCTGGTCCGCGTCCCGCAGGCCCAGACCACGGACGAGCAACGCCCCGTGCTCGGTCACCAGCGCGCGCAGCGCCTCGCGGTGCGCGCCCGCCCAGTCCGGGGCGTCGCCCGGGGAGTCGACGCGCAGCAGCGCCGGTCTGTGCGGCCGCAGCTCCACCTCGAGCGGCGCTGCAAGGGATGAGAACGGCATCTCGGTTTCCTTTCGGTTGCCCGTCTGGAGGGTCCGCGTGACTCAGGACGTGGCCAGGGGTACGGCGGCCCGCAGCACGGCACGCGCCGCCTCGGCCGGCCGGGTACGGGGGAAGTAGTGGCCGCCGTCGGCGAGTTCGTGCAGCTCCACCTGGTCGGCCAGCAGCAGCCAGTCCCGGTGGCGCTCCGGCGCGCCCGCGGTGTGCGGATCGTCGGCCGCGACGACCACCGTGAGCGGCGCGGCCAGTTTGGGGGGCGGCGCGGACTGGAGGGCCGCCCGCAGATAGCGGTGCGCGGCCACGCAGTCGTGCCGGTAGGCGGCGCCGATGTGCTCGGCGTGTGCCTCGTTCAGCTCCGCCAGCTCGGTGTAGCCGCTGTCCGCGGTCAGCCGCGCCGCGATCTCGGCGTCACCGAGGCCGGTCAACTCGGCCACGGCGGCGCCCCGTTCGTCGGCGGTCCCGAGGAGCTGGGCGCCGATGAACACCCGGGTGACCCGCACGCCCCGCTCGGCGAGCCGCCGGGCCGTCTCGATCGCGGGCGCGGCCCCCGAGGAGTGGCCCCACAGCATCACCCGGGTCAGCCCGCGCCCGACGATCTCCGCGGCGACCTGCTCGGCGACCTGCGCGATGGAGACGAATGGCTCCTGGTGCGCGGCCAGATCGTGCCCGGGCAGATCCACCGCGAGGACCGTGAGCCCGCTGCCGGCCAGCGCGCTCGCCATCGGCTGGAAGTTGACCGCGTTGCCGCCCGCGTACGGGAAGCAGACCAGCGCGCCCTCGGCCGCGCCGCCCCCCTCCGCGAGCGGCTGGAGCAACTCCCCGTGCTGCCGGGTCGCGCCGTCCAGCAGCGCGGCCAGATCGGCGAGGACCGGGTGCCGGGTGATGTCCTTGAGGGACACCGCGCGCTCCAGCGCGATGCTGAGCTTGACCGCGGTCAGCGAGGTGCCGCCGGAGTCGAAGAACTGATCCGAGCGGCGCACCTGTTCGGCCGGTACACCCAGCACCTCGGCCCAGGCCGCGGCGAGCCGCCGTTCGGCGGGACCCAGCGGGACGTCCGATGCCGGGGTCTCCTCCGCGGCCGGCGCGGCCTTCGCCGCCAGCGCGGTGAGCGCCTTGCGGTCGATCTTCCCGTTGGCGGTCAGCGGCAGCGCCTCCTGCCAGTGGAAGGCCGAGGGGACCATATAGGCGGGCAGGACCGCGCCGAGCGCCTCGCGCAGCTCCTCCACCGGCCGGGGCGCGCCCGAGCAGAAGGCGATCAGATGCCTGCTGCCGCCGCCCCGCTCGGTGACCACCACCGCCGCGTCCCGGACCCCGGGCACCCGCAGCAGCGCGTTCTCGATCTCCCCGATCTCGATACGGAACCCGCGGATCTTCACCTGGTTGTCCCGGCGGCCCAGGAACTCCAGCTTGCCGTCAGGGTGCCAGCGCCCCCAGTCACCGCCGAGATACAGCCGCTCGCCGGGCCGGTACGGGTCCGTGCGGTACGCCTCCCGGGTGCGCTCCGGGTCGTTGACGTACCCCCGGCCCACACAGACACCGGAGAACGCGATCAGACCGGGCGCGCCCAGCGGCACCAGCGACAGCCGCTCGTCCACCACGTAGACGCGTACGTTGTTCACCGCGCGCCCCAGCAGCACCCGCTCCGGCACCCGGTCCAGGACCTCGTGGTTGGTGTCGTCCGAAGTCTCCGTCAGGCCATAGGCGTTGAGCAGCTTGATGTCCGGCTCGATGGCGAACCAGCGCTGCGTCAGCTCCCGCTTGAGGGCCTCCCCGGTCACCGACACACAGCGCAGGTCCGGCAGTTCGCGCGGCCGCTGCTCCAAGTAGGAGACCACGACCTCCAGATAGGAGGGCACCAGCTGCGCCACCGTGACCCGTCCGTCGGCCAGCGTGCCGACGAAGCGCTCCACGTCCGTGATCTCGTCCTGCCCGATCAGCAGGGTCCGGCCGCCGACCATGAGCGCGGACACCAGCTGCCACAGCGAGATGTCGAAGCACTGCGGCGCCGTCTGCGCCACCACCGAGCCCTCGCCGATGCCCAGATCGTCGATCTTGGCGAAGAGGTGGTTGAGCAGTCCCGCGTGCTCGCACATCGCCCCCTTAGGCTCACCGGTGGAGCCGGAGGTGAAGTAGATGTACGCCAACTGGTCGGCGTCCACCCGCATGCGGAGGTCGTCCTCGGCGTGCGGCTCCGCGTACGCCTCCTCGACCAGCAGCCGCTCCGCCCCCGTCACCGAGGTCAGCGCCTCGTCCAGGGTGGCGGTGCTGCCGGACTCGGTCAGCACCAGCCGGCAGCCGGCCCGCGACAGCGTCGCCGCGATCCGGCCGGCCGGGAAGTGCGGCTCGACCGGCAGATAGACGGCGCCCGCCTTGAGCACCGCGAGCGTCGCCGCCGGCCAGTCGAGGCCGCGCTCCATGACGACCGCGACCACGTCCTCCCGGCCGACGCCCCGCTCGACGAGCGCCCGCGCCAGCCGGTTGGCCCGCCGGTTCAGCTCGTCGTACGTCCACCGCCGTTCGCCCTCTACGACCGCCACCGCGTCCGGACGCGTCCGCACCCGCTGCTCGAACAGCTCGTGCGCCCGCGCCTCGGGCAGCGGCCGGTGCGGCCCGGCCAGCCTCTCCAGCTGCTCGCGCACCTCGTCGTCCGACAGCAGGCTCCGCGCGCCGTGGTCGGCGTCCGGGTCGGCGGCCAGCAGCCCGAGGGCGGTCAGGTGGTAGCCGCCGATCCGGGCAGCGGCGGCGGCGTCCAGGACGTCCTTGCGGTACCCGAGGCGCAGCAGCAGCCGGCCGCCCCGCTCCGACCAGCGGACGTGCAGGACACCGTCGTCGGCGTGGTTCTCGTCGGCCCCGATCGGCCCGAACACCACCTCGTACGGCGGCTCGGTCAGACCGAGTTCGCGGCGCAGCTTCTCCACCGGGAACTCCCGGTGCGCCAGCACCTCCGCCTCCGCGTGCTCGGCCGCCGCCGCCAGCTCCCGCCAGGAGCCGGGCCGGACGGTGAGCCGGCAGGGCAGCGGTTCGCCGCGCACCCCGGTGGTGTAGCCGGTGACCACCTCCGGCTCACCGGACAGCGTGGCCAGCACCTTGGCGTGCGCCGCGAGCAGCAGCGCGCTCACCGGCACCCCCTGGCGCCCGACCAGCTCGCGCACCGCCCGTGCCACCTCGTCCGGCACCGGCATCTCGTGCTCGGCCGACCCGGCAGCCGGCTCCCGCACCCAGCGCGGCACCGGGGTGACACCGCCGGCGGTCAGCACCCGCTGCCAGAACTCCCGGTCCGCTTCCACACGCGTTCCCATCGAATGGCCTTCCTCAACTCACGGTCGCCGCGGTGGCGCCTGCTGTAGAAGCGGTCGGGGCGGGGGCGCCCGGCGGTCCGTCGGCCACCGGCATCTCCACCGCGGGGTTGCCGCCCCAGCGCGCGTGCGGGGGCACTTCCTCGCCCTTCATGAGGAAGGAGTCGGAGACCAGCACCGAGCCCTCGCCCATCGTCACGCCGTAGTGGACATGGGCGGAGACGCCCAGCGTGGTACCGGCGCCGAGCCTGATGTAGTCGGACTTGAAGGTGCCGTCCTCCTGCGAGTGGCACTGGATCTTGCTGCCCGCGTTCAGGGTGCACTCGTCGCCGATGACCGCGAGGGTGCGGTCGGTGATGTAGCAGCCGTCGTCGAACACCATGCGGCCCACGCGCACCCCCATCAGCCGCCAGACCAGGGTCTTGAACGGGGTGCCGTTGAAGATGTTGAGCCACTGCGACGGCACCTTCCACAGGCGCTCGATCCGCCAGAAGTCCCGGTCGTAGATGGAGCACAACTG is a genomic window of Streptomyces sp. WP-1 containing:
- a CDS encoding LuxR C-terminal-related transcriptional regulator; its protein translation is MIVQMPGGTPPVSVGRPDRVTVAVYAQDLVLHIGIVQQLRQRPELELLPDGDADGARISLVVVDTVDDEVTALLQRLQRNTATRTGLVVGTFESAALQRVIECGVGAVLRRQEADQDRLLHLVLALAKGEGVLPGDLLGKLLSHVGSLQRSTLDPRGLSLSTLTAREADMLRLVAEGLDTSEIAEKTSYSERTVKNVLHEVTTRLQLRNRAHAVGYALRNGLI
- a CDS encoding hydrolytic protein, whose product is MTPSAASSGPGAPGLDIPAVSVTPGGTATTSLTVRNDSDIVEAYTLEVVGDCAPWATVAPARISLYPGTSETVTITLAPPRSPEVRAGDVPLGVRVLPAEHPESVTVPETTVHVEEFHELRTEILPRRRRGWLRGRYRLAVRNEGNTPTRVSFRPEQAGEELRFGFVPAELQLEPGESAETRLRVRIGKPVWFGKPAVWPFTVHTTDGAAEAQAEASARPAAYVRPPLEAEFVQIPIFPKWLLALLAAILALLLAWFALVRPAVRSAARQAADEVVQPRPTPGDGKNGQSPGTGTGTGTGNGTGKEQGGAGPGVPGGGSPGGTGPGTSAGGGEQSSTTIDVETAGGQDKTGSYTVPQGKVFGVTDIVVANFQGDEGVMTITFGDRKITTIALETFRNQDYHWVTPIEIPANATVTAKVSCAKPGTPATGRQAQQCHEVLNVSGVLANVSQ
- the sbnA gene encoding 2,3-diaminopropionate biosynthesis protein SbnA, which produces MPVITAPYAFNEGHLFVDLKSICGQPLHLKCEGFNFAGSIKLKAANEMVESAERDGLLTPESILVESSSGNLGVALSMIAASKGYQFLCVTDSRCNLSTRLLMEALGSEVHVIADQDSNGGFLGTRIEYVRQLCASDERYVWLSQYTNAGNWRAHYRTTAPEIAQQFPDLDVVFIGAGTTGTLMGCARWFRQWHRPVRIVAVDSVGSVAFGGEPGRRMIPGLGMSMRPPLLDESVVDEVIRVEEADTIRMCHRMARRGFLFGGSTGTVVSGATDWLARNDASGLSAVAIAPDMGERYLDTVYQTNWLQDLYGDHVLAAEGMDSVTEEVESATRTSERRRRS
- the sbnB gene encoding 2,3-diaminopropionate biosynthesis protein SbnB; the protein is MTDLLTTAAEQTAGGPSVPTFSVLSGQQVQQALTGRERELVALVEATYRLHGAGDSVNPPSYFLRFPDRPNSRIIALPASIGGSVHVDGLKWISSFPDNVRSGLPRASAVLILNDPETGYPFACLESSIISATRTAASAALAADWLSRGRGARPARIGFFGTGLIARYIHTFLAGTGWEFDAIGVHDVSADSAEGFRGYLRQSGAGGEVTVHERAEDLIRDSDLVVFATVAGKPHVTDPAWFDHNPLVLHVSLRDLAPEVLLGAANFVDDVEHCLKADTSPHLAEQLTGDRDFLNGTLNDVLQGRSAPPADRPVIFSPFGLGVLDLAVGKYVYDEVSRAGSLRLIDDFFHDLRRYG
- a CDS encoding TauD/TfdA family dioxygenase; translated protein: MPFSSLAAPLEVELRPHRPALLRVDSPGDAPDWAGAHREALRALVTEHGALLVRGLGLRDADQVGAVFARITGELMPEREAFAPREVLAPGVYSSTPWPANQPMCMHHELSYTLDVPSLMLFACLTAAAEGGATAVADAEEVLDALPASLTERFEREGWLLTRSYNDEIGASLAESFGTEDREEIERYCRAHAIEFTWRPDGSLHTRQRRSAVVRHPVTGRRCWFNQIAFLNEWTLSPEVREYLVDMYGEDGLPFNTRYGDGTPIGEEVVELLNSTYEAHTRREPWQAGDLLLVDNISTAHSREPFSGERQVLVGMAEPHRLADGCPTPEASER
- a CDS encoding amino acid adenylation domain-containing protein, which encodes MGTRVEADREFWQRVLTAGGVTPVPRWVREPAAGSAEHEMPVPDEVARAVRELVGRQGVPVSALLLAAHAKVLATLSGEPEVVTGYTTGVRGEPLPCRLTVRPGSWRELAAAAEHAEAEVLAHREFPVEKLRRELGLTEPPYEVVFGPIGADENHADDGVLHVRWSERGGRLLLRLGYRKDVLDAAAAARIGGYHLTALGLLAADPDADHGARSLLSDDEVREQLERLAGPHRPLPEARAHELFEQRVRTRPDAVAVVEGERRWTYDELNRRANRLARALVERGVGREDVVAVVMERGLDWPAATLAVLKAGAVYLPVEPHFPAGRIAATLSRAGCRLVLTESGSTATLDEALTSVTGAERLLVEEAYAEPHAEDDLRMRVDADQLAYIYFTSGSTGEPKGAMCEHAGLLNHLFAKIDDLGIGEGSVVAQTAPQCFDISLWQLVSALMVGGRTLLIGQDEITDVERFVGTLADGRVTVAQLVPSYLEVVVSYLEQRPRELPDLRCVSVTGEALKRELTQRWFAIEPDIKLLNAYGLTETSDDTNHEVLDRVPERVLLGRAVNNVRVYVVDERLSLVPLGAPGLIAFSGVCVGRGYVNDPERTREAYRTDPYRPGERLYLGGDWGRWHPDGKLEFLGRRDNQVKIRGFRIEIGEIENALLRVPGVRDAAVVVTERGGGSRHLIAFCSGAPRPVEELREALGAVLPAYMVPSAFHWQEALPLTANGKIDRKALTALAAKAAPAAEETPASDVPLGPAERRLAAAWAEVLGVPAEQVRRSDQFFDSGGTSLTAVKLSIALERAVSLKDITRHPVLADLAALLDGATRQHGELLQPLAEGGGAAEGALVCFPYAGGNAVNFQPMASALAGSGLTVLAVDLPGHDLAAHQEPFVSIAQVAEQVAAEIVGRGLTRVMLWGHSSGAAPAIETARRLAERGVRVTRVFIGAQLLGTADERGAAVAELTGLGDAEIAARLTADSGYTELAELNEAHAEHIGAAYRHDCVAAHRYLRAALQSAPPPKLAAPLTVVVAADDPHTAGAPERHRDWLLLADQVELHELADGGHYFPRTRPAEAARAVLRAAVPLATS